Proteins encoded by one window of Leptospira neocaledonica:
- the scpA gene encoding methylmalonyl-CoA mutase, whose translation MKRPTFSPNRTPVNDDTKFESWSKEALDELGLSKLEETIWNTPEKVPVKPVYVPKDVESLEHLDYAAGIPPFLRGPYSTMYVQQPWTIRQYAGFSTAEESNAFYRRNLAAGQKGLSVAFDLATHRGYDSDHERVLGDVGKAGVAIDSVLDMKILFDQIPLDQMSVSMTMNGAVIPTLAFYIVAAEEQGVKPEQLSGTIQNDILKEFMVRNTYIYPPEPSMKIIADIFKYTTDFMPKFNSISISGYHMQEAGATADIELAYTLADGLEYLRTGIKAGMDVDSFAPRLSFFWAIGMNHFMEIAKMRAGRLLWAKLVKTFNPKSNKSLALRTHCQTSGWSLTEQDPFNNVGRTCIEALAAALGHTQSLHTNALDEAIALPTDFSARIARNTQIYLQEETNIHRVVDPWGGSFYIESLTSQLAERAWELIQEVEKLGGIAKAIETGIPKMRIEEAAARKQARIDSGRDVIVGINRYRPSKENPLEILDIDNTAVRESQIRKLNELKKNRDNAAVSAALDAITECAKTGNGNLLALAVDAARKRATLGEISFAMEKIFGRYKSVTHMIKGVYSEEIMDDPDFKKAKELSAKFAKLEGRQPRIMVAKMGQDGHDRGAKVISTSFADMGFDVDIGPLFQTPGEAAKQAIENDVHVLGVSSLAAGHKTLVPQVIQELKKLGREDILVIAGGVIPQQDYDFLYKSGVNGIFGPGTKISKAGAEILELLIKSVEG comes from the coding sequence ATGAAAAGACCTACATTCTCCCCCAACAGAACCCCGGTAAATGACGACACTAAATTCGAATCCTGGTCCAAAGAGGCCTTGGACGAATTAGGACTTTCTAAATTAGAAGAAACGATTTGGAATACTCCCGAAAAAGTTCCTGTCAAACCGGTATATGTTCCTAAAGACGTGGAGTCCCTGGAACATCTGGATTATGCGGCAGGAATTCCTCCGTTTCTACGCGGGCCTTATTCCACAATGTATGTCCAACAACCTTGGACAATCCGTCAGTATGCTGGCTTCTCTACTGCCGAGGAATCAAATGCATTCTATCGTAGAAACTTAGCAGCAGGACAAAAAGGTCTTTCTGTTGCTTTCGATTTAGCAACTCACAGAGGATACGACTCCGATCACGAAAGAGTTTTAGGAGACGTAGGAAAAGCTGGAGTCGCAATCGATTCGGTTCTGGATATGAAGATACTCTTCGACCAGATCCCTTTAGATCAGATGTCAGTTTCCATGACAATGAATGGAGCTGTAATTCCTACATTAGCTTTTTATATTGTAGCTGCAGAAGAACAGGGAGTAAAGCCGGAACAACTTTCAGGTACCATACAGAATGATATCCTAAAAGAGTTCATGGTGCGGAACACTTACATTTATCCTCCTGAACCTTCTATGAAAATTATCGCTGATATTTTCAAATACACCACTGACTTCATGCCTAAGTTCAATTCAATCTCCATCTCCGGCTATCATATGCAGGAAGCAGGAGCTACTGCGGATATAGAACTTGCTTATACTTTGGCGGATGGGTTGGAATACCTACGCACCGGTATTAAGGCAGGAATGGACGTAGATAGTTTTGCACCTCGTCTTTCCTTCTTCTGGGCAATTGGTATGAACCATTTTATGGAAATCGCCAAGATGAGAGCAGGAAGACTTCTTTGGGCAAAACTCGTAAAAACGTTTAACCCTAAGAGTAATAAATCCTTAGCTCTTCGAACTCATTGCCAAACTTCCGGTTGGAGCTTAACTGAACAGGATCCTTTTAATAACGTAGGAAGAACTTGTATAGAAGCTCTTGCTGCAGCCCTTGGTCATACTCAATCTTTGCATACAAATGCACTCGACGAAGCAATTGCATTACCTACTGACTTCTCCGCAAGGATTGCAAGAAACACTCAGATCTACTTACAAGAAGAAACAAATATTCACAGAGTTGTGGATCCTTGGGGTGGCTCTTTCTATATTGAATCTTTAACTTCTCAACTTGCTGAAAGAGCTTGGGAACTTATCCAAGAAGTGGAAAAACTGGGTGGTATTGCAAAAGCAATCGAAACCGGAATTCCTAAAATGAGGATAGAAGAAGCCGCTGCCCGTAAACAAGCAAGGATCGACTCCGGCAGAGATGTAATCGTAGGTATCAATCGTTATCGTCCTTCCAAAGAAAATCCTTTGGAGATCTTGGATATCGATAATACTGCGGTGAGAGAATCTCAGATCCGTAAACTAAACGAACTTAAGAAAAATCGAGACAATGCAGCAGTGAGTGCCGCATTAGATGCGATCACTGAATGTGCTAAAACAGGAAACGGAAACCTGCTTGCACTTGCTGTAGATGCGGCTAGAAAAAGAGCAACCCTTGGCGAGATCTCTTTCGCTATGGAGAAAATATTCGGCAGATATAAATCCGTCACTCATATGATCAAAGGAGTGTACTCGGAGGAAATCATGGATGATCCGGATTTCAAAAAGGCAAAAGAACTCTCCGCAAAATTCGCAAAGTTAGAAGGAAGACAGCCTAGGATCATGGTCGCTAAGATGGGACAGGACGGACATGATAGAGGTGCAAAAGTAATTTCCACAAGCTTTGCAGATATGGGATTCGACGTTGATATAGGACCTCTATTCCAAACCCCTGGAGAAGCAGCAAAACAAGCCATCGAAAACGACGTGCATGTTCTCGGAGTTTCAAGCCTTGCAGCAGGTCATAAAACTTTAGTTCCTCAGGTAATCCAAGAACTCAAAAAACTAGGAAGAGAAGATATCCTAGTGATCGCAGGTGGAGTAATCCCTCAGCAAGATTATGATTTCTTGTATAAGTCTGGAGTGAATGGGATCTTCGGGCCTGGGACCAAAATCTCCAAAGCAGGTGCAGAAATCCTAGAACTTCTGATCAAGAGTGTAGAAGGTTAA
- the meaB gene encoding methylmalonyl Co-A mutase-associated GTPase MeaB, with amino-acid sequence MPETEGKEEAQIRGSIKKKSLPDAETFSQGILSGDIVLLSRAITLVESTLPSHQELAEAILEKCLPHSGKSVRVGITGIPGVGKSTFIESFGNHLIEQGRKIAVLAVDPTSQLSKGSILGDKTRMETLSRKKEAFIRPSPSGDSLGGVARKTRETIFLCEAAGFDTILVETVGVGQSETAVNSMVDIFLLLLIAGAGDELQGIKRGIMEMADLIAITKADGENTARANRAKAETISAVHFLPTHESGIKTEVRTCSAVTGEGISEIWTEILNFIQAIRDKGYLDKKRKEQAKHWLHESVQSMLLDDFFSKLGNDFHKAEELVTEGLAGSYQTARRLVKSYKKEDQQI; translated from the coding sequence ATGCCCGAAACCGAGGGAAAAGAAGAAGCCCAAATCCGAGGTTCTATCAAAAAGAAGAGCCTTCCGGATGCGGAAACTTTTTCCCAAGGAATTCTCTCCGGAGATATAGTTTTATTAAGTAGAGCTATCACTTTAGTGGAGAGCACCTTACCGTCTCACCAAGAGCTTGCAGAAGCTATATTAGAAAAATGTTTACCTCATTCCGGAAAAAGTGTACGGGTTGGTATCACAGGTATCCCGGGTGTAGGTAAAAGTACATTTATCGAATCTTTCGGAAATCATCTGATCGAACAAGGCAGAAAGATCGCAGTACTTGCCGTAGATCCTACATCACAATTATCTAAAGGATCCATTTTGGGAGACAAGACCAGAATGGAAACTCTCTCCCGTAAAAAAGAAGCATTCATTCGCCCTTCTCCTTCCGGAGATTCCTTAGGAGGAGTCGCACGTAAAACTAGGGAGACTATCTTTCTATGCGAGGCGGCAGGATTTGATACAATCCTTGTAGAAACTGTAGGAGTGGGACAATCCGAAACTGCAGTCAATTCTATGGTGGATATTTTCCTTCTTCTTTTAATAGCAGGAGCCGGAGACGAATTACAAGGGATCAAACGTGGAATCATGGAGATGGCAGACCTGATCGCCATCACCAAAGCGGACGGAGAAAATACGGCCAGAGCAAATCGAGCAAAAGCGGAAACAATCTCTGCAGTTCATTTTCTTCCAACTCATGAATCCGGTATCAAGACAGAAGTTAGAACATGCTCAGCGGTTACCGGCGAAGGAATTTCCGAAATCTGGACTGAAATTTTAAACTTTATACAAGCCATCCGAGACAAAGGTTACTTGGATAAAAAGAGGAAAGAACAGGCCAAACACTGGTTACACGAATCAGTTCAATCCATGTTGTTAGATGATTTCTTTTCTAAACTAGGAAATGATTTCCATAAGGCGGAAGAACTTGTAACCGAAGGACTGGCAGGTTCTTACCAAACAGCTCGCAGACTTGTGAAGTCTTATAAGAAAGAAGACCAACAAATTTAA
- a CDS encoding LIC20211 family lipoprotein produces the protein MKPRIYGLVLSIVLTAVLASCATSSAGLATSTVPVADKKYKVVSPVEGTKHWFTFDIAIIGIPLGEPPIDQLLEDLKREKDADALINVRYWTDKTILLFFTINRLHISAEAIKFEEEPTDPRKKGR, from the coding sequence ATGAAACCTCGTATTTACGGGCTAGTCTTATCCATCGTACTTACAGCAGTGTTGGCATCTTGTGCTACTTCTAGCGCAGGATTAGCAACTAGCACTGTCCCGGTAGCAGACAAAAAATATAAAGTGGTCTCTCCGGTTGAAGGTACGAAGCACTGGTTCACCTTTGATATAGCTATAATTGGAATTCCTTTAGGAGAACCTCCGATCGACCAACTATTGGAGGATCTGAAAAGGGAAAAGGACGCGGATGCTTTGATCAATGTCAGATATTGGACAGACAAAACCATCCTACTCTTCTTCACTATCAATCGTCTTCATATCTCGGCAGAAGCGATCAAGTTCGAAGAAGAACCTACGGACCCGAGAAAAAAAGGCCGTTAA
- a CDS encoding TonB-dependent receptor plug domain-containing protein → MKLKKVLIKIAFLAAIAPLDLFAEVTFKARLFSRQKNQGEAKTQVLLFETKKIYKTDAEGYFDAVVPSPGIYTFRILKIEDMQDIKGNVEASGQTVTLYTDSGSDSSVASPKTKEPKGTITVSAERDKPILSRTTIKYEEIKRMPGTFGEPLRALETIPGVVPSAAFGGGANNYVIRGSDPNSNLYLVDDLPILYPFHFDGLSAVVNANLIKSIDVYTGVFPANFNNALGGVIHIDTVDKVDKSQKNLIISAWSSSISYMSPTFGGKGYLIASARVGYLDRFVQGLTSALGADFPEGLRLPRFVDSQVKFVHNFNEHHQISFHSFYSKDDFAANLPAKYQNDPANDATAAFAGASISSGQGFRTQAVRYTWKPIDTFSNRVTVISYDPFTDFNVAFGSIQGKNRASGAYNGVRQDAFWDPNKYFSAEFGTEYRLLNYYSTGSSIIQSDPNNLSPNPYDTQSPDFTTIPTNITAKGSYYNGYLTTKIKLGGLQIEPGMRYDYIPYVNNSAFGPRAQASYKFGQGTTIFGGGGNFFRFPLDTRFNKDSGNPHLDFEKVFKYGGGIEQLLAGDYQIKGEIFKQEYSDLIVDDPYITDPIGTNPDPYGRITQPYITNKKLNYSNSGTGWSRGYELVLRKNSRPGTRNWFGWITYTWSQTFRNNNIFTPDPGTAPLSAQETQIAAEFYKNSKETLYDYDRTHVINMVFGWRWSQEWQFGARWSYLTSRPFTPIVGDDGGRFSNPANGQTYWVPQYANNPALGEYINSRRLKPYHRLDIRFDRFFNYEWGYVNTFLEIVNVYLRENVGGEDFDNTKPYSKTNPSPSPTFGTIPLPGGVIIPFFNVGIEVKF, encoded by the coding sequence ATGAAGTTAAAAAAAGTCCTGATCAAAATCGCTTTTCTCGCGGCAATCGCTCCCTTAGATTTGTTTGCAGAAGTAACCTTTAAAGCCAGGTTATTCTCCAGACAAAAAAACCAAGGAGAAGCTAAGACCCAGGTTTTACTTTTCGAAACCAAAAAAATCTATAAAACGGATGCAGAAGGTTATTTTGATGCCGTAGTACCTTCTCCAGGTATTTATACGTTTCGTATCTTGAAAATAGAAGATATGCAGGATATTAAAGGTAACGTCGAAGCCTCAGGCCAAACAGTTACTCTTTATACGGATTCAGGTTCTGACTCTTCTGTAGCATCTCCTAAAACAAAGGAACCTAAAGGTACAATCACAGTTTCCGCGGAGAGAGATAAACCGATTCTTTCCAGGACTACGATCAAATACGAAGAGATTAAAAGGATGCCCGGTACTTTCGGTGAACCTTTACGTGCATTGGAAACAATTCCGGGCGTGGTTCCTTCTGCAGCATTCGGTGGTGGTGCAAACAATTACGTGATCCGGGGTTCCGATCCGAACTCGAACTTATATTTAGTGGATGATCTTCCTATTCTTTATCCGTTCCACTTCGACGGATTAAGTGCGGTGGTAAATGCGAACCTGATCAAATCCATTGACGTGTATACAGGTGTGTTCCCCGCAAACTTCAATAACGCATTGGGCGGGGTCATTCATATTGACACAGTCGATAAAGTGGACAAGTCCCAGAAAAACCTGATTATCTCCGCTTGGTCCAGTAGTATCAGTTATATGAGCCCTACTTTCGGCGGGAAAGGTTATCTGATCGCTTCTGCTCGGGTTGGATACTTGGACAGATTTGTGCAAGGTTTGACTTCTGCCCTAGGTGCTGATTTTCCGGAAGGACTCAGACTTCCTAGATTCGTAGATTCTCAAGTAAAGTTTGTTCATAATTTCAACGAACATCATCAGATTTCTTTCCACTCCTTCTATTCTAAGGATGACTTTGCAGCAAATCTTCCCGCTAAATACCAGAACGATCCTGCAAATGATGCAACCGCTGCATTTGCAGGTGCAAGTATTTCCTCAGGACAAGGATTCAGGACACAAGCAGTTCGTTATACTTGGAAGCCAATTGATACATTCTCTAATCGTGTCACAGTGATCAGTTATGATCCTTTTACAGATTTTAACGTTGCATTTGGTTCCATCCAAGGAAAGAACAGGGCTAGCGGTGCGTATAACGGTGTACGTCAGGATGCTTTCTGGGATCCAAACAAATATTTTAGCGCTGAGTTTGGAACCGAATACAGGTTATTAAATTATTATTCTACCGGTTCTAGTATTATCCAATCGGATCCGAATAATTTAAGCCCAAACCCTTACGATACTCAGAGCCCTGACTTTACCACTATTCCCACGAATATTACTGCTAAGGGTTCCTATTATAACGGTTATCTAACTACTAAGATTAAACTCGGCGGTTTACAAATCGAACCGGGAATGAGATACGATTATATTCCGTATGTGAATAATAGTGCCTTCGGCCCGAGAGCTCAGGCTTCCTATAAATTCGGACAAGGAACTACTATCTTCGGAGGTGGAGGTAATTTCTTCCGCTTCCCTCTGGACACTAGATTTAATAAGGATAGTGGAAACCCTCATCTGGATTTCGAAAAAGTATTCAAATACGGTGGCGGTATCGAACAACTTCTGGCAGGAGATTATCAGATCAAAGGAGAGATCTTTAAACAGGAGTATTCCGACTTGATCGTAGATGATCCGTATATCACTGATCCAATCGGAACAAATCCTGATCCGTACGGCAGAATCACTCAACCTTATATCACAAACAAGAAGCTGAATTATTCGAATAGCGGAACCGGTTGGTCCAGAGGATACGAATTAGTACTTCGTAAAAACTCCCGCCCAGGAACCAGAAACTGGTTCGGTTGGATTACTTATACCTGGTCCCAAACATTCAGAAATAATAATATATTCACTCCTGACCCGGGCACGGCTCCTTTAAGTGCCCAGGAGACCCAAATCGCTGCGGAGTTTTATAAGAATTCTAAAGAGACATTATACGACTACGACAGGACCCATGTGATCAATATGGTCTTCGGTTGGAGATGGAGCCAAGAATGGCAGTTCGGTGCCCGATGGTCCTACTTGACCAGCAGGCCGTTTACTCCAATTGTAGGGGATGACGGGGGAAGGTTCAGTAACCCTGCAAATGGCCAAACCTATTGGGTGCCTCAATACGCCAATAACCCTGCCCTGGGAGAATATATCAATAGTCGTAGATTAAAGCCTTATCATCGACTTGACATCCGTTTCGATAGATTTTTCAATTATGAATGGGGGTATGTGAATACCTTCTTGGAGATAGTAAACGTATACCTAAGAGAGAACGTGGGTGGAGAAGATTTCGATAATACGAAACCTTATTCCAAAACGAACCCAAGTCCTAGCCCGACATTCGGAACAATTCCTTTGCCGGGTGGTGTGATCATTCCGTTCTTCAACGTAGGTATCGAGGTTAAGTTCTAA
- a CDS encoding MotA/TolQ/ExbB proton channel family protein — MSFEIAIGYMETAIFVIMAIASVLAVAVVVERAIIFVKNTKDSAFVLPEIIQTARKGDLSGAPKFSENYPENVYARFADFSSEHSKGGKESLGELMEGKMIGERVGFETRLSILNTLGNNAPFIGLLGTVFGVISAFYKLGTLGNAAGEVVMRTISQALLATAVGLAVAIPVVMANNYFSRKLKIIQSNLEILSKEFLASLSRKG, encoded by the coding sequence ATGAGTTTTGAAATTGCTATCGGGTACATGGAAACGGCGATCTTCGTGATCATGGCGATCGCGAGTGTTCTTGCGGTAGCCGTTGTAGTAGAAAGAGCGATCATATTCGTTAAAAATACGAAAGACTCCGCCTTCGTATTACCTGAAATCATCCAAACTGCAAGAAAGGGAGATCTATCCGGAGCTCCTAAATTTTCAGAAAATTATCCAGAGAATGTTTACGCAAGATTTGCGGACTTCTCCTCCGAACATTCCAAAGGTGGAAAAGAAAGTTTGGGAGAGCTGATGGAAGGAAAGATGATTGGAGAAAGAGTCGGTTTCGAGACCAGACTTTCTATTCTAAACACTTTAGGGAACAACGCCCCATTTATCGGACTCTTAGGAACAGTATTCGGAGTAATCAGCGCATTCTATAAATTAGGAACTTTGGGGAACGCAGCGGGAGAAGTGGTCATGAGAACCATTTCGCAAGCGCTACTCGCAACCGCAGTGGGTCTTGCTGTCGCAATTCCTGTGGTAATGGCGAATAACTACTTCAGCAGAAAATTGAAAATCATCCAATCCAATCTGGAAATTCTTTCCAAAGAATTTTTAGCAAGCCTGTCTCGGAAAGGTTAA
- a CDS encoding ExbD/TolR family protein — protein sequence MAGQSSSGDGEEIGSINITPMVDVILVLLVIFMVTANFLKKESININLPKADAVDANLAKTVQVALSKDGKIFLEGNETDFPRLEAQLQRETKIRPNMRITLSADSSLPYGKIAETMGKIKKAGVHQIALSVKR from the coding sequence ATGGCAGGTCAAAGTTCTTCCGGCGACGGAGAAGAAATCGGCAGTATTAATATAACTCCGATGGTGGACGTTATTTTGGTTCTTTTGGTAATCTTTATGGTTACCGCGAACTTCTTAAAAAAAGAATCTATCAATATCAATCTTCCTAAAGCGGATGCAGTAGATGCGAATCTAGCCAAAACCGTTCAGGTGGCATTATCTAAAGACGGAAAAATTTTCTTAGAAGGGAACGAGACGGATTTTCCGAGACTCGAAGCCCAATTACAAAGAGAGACCAAAATCCGTCCTAATATGAGGATCACGTTATCCGCTGATTCTTCCCTTCCGTATGGAAAAATAGCAGAGACTATGGGAAAGATCAAAAAAGCAGGCGTGCACCAAATCGCATTATCCGTTAAAAGGTGA
- a CDS encoding energy transducer TonB has product MNPTLEKVKTDVIQKLGELSLWEICVYGSLAFHLFLFLTYYYITHKEKEFVDSEQLEMNVEVDIQDIPPELLGGETSPTHKDPNEWVEGSNEEGKDPDPNEIKENEISGEGTDKDGFLFAFYGDKAPTPIIDFSLRDYFPENARAQGISDAMIYLEVQVDEKGNLINAKVIKSSIRGYGFEEAAVKVIRLARWSPGYAKGRPTRMNHRVPVHFELDDN; this is encoded by the coding sequence ATGAATCCTACTCTGGAAAAAGTAAAGACTGACGTAATCCAAAAACTGGGAGAACTTTCTCTTTGGGAGATTTGTGTTTACGGATCTCTCGCTTTTCACCTATTTCTATTCTTAACTTACTACTATATCACTCACAAAGAAAAGGAATTTGTAGATTCCGAACAATTGGAGATGAACGTAGAAGTAGATATCCAAGACATTCCTCCTGAACTGCTTGGAGGAGAAACTTCTCCCACTCATAAAGATCCAAACGAATGGGTAGAAGGTTCCAACGAAGAAGGTAAAGATCCAGATCCAAACGAGATCAAAGAGAACGAGATCAGCGGAGAAGGTACCGACAAAGACGGATTCCTATTCGCTTTTTACGGAGACAAGGCCCCTACTCCTATCATCGATTTTTCTTTGAGAGATTATTTTCCGGAGAATGCGCGGGCACAAGGTATCTCCGATGCGATGATCTACTTGGAGGTACAAGTAGATGAGAAGGGAAATCTGATTAATGCGAAAGTGATCAAATCTTCTATTCGTGGATATGGTTTCGAAGAAGCAGCAGTGAAAGTGATCCGATTAGCTCGATGGAGTCCGGGTTATGCCAAAGGAAGACCTACTCGTATGAATCATAGGGTCCCAGTCCATTTTGAATTGGACGATAACTAA
- a CDS encoding SCO family protein, translating into MESGAWKFFSTGVIASLIIVFFFSHPNPGMIQAEKDLPDETLVLAEKQESISIQSVFSGKQSFLYFGFLDSSKNDLDEVEKFLNWFHKSAPSDSQFVFISLTPEKDTHQDLKNRFGKLSEKIVLLKPANSSAALELARAFGIQAYIQPDSGDMKYKTALIWVDDSPKIRGIFPKIPEKPESIDLPSLLVRAK; encoded by the coding sequence ATGGAATCCGGGGCTTGGAAATTCTTTTCGACAGGCGTAATTGCCAGTCTGATTATCGTCTTCTTCTTTTCTCATCCCAATCCGGGAATGATCCAAGCAGAGAAGGATCTCCCAGATGAGACCTTAGTTCTAGCAGAAAAACAAGAGAGCATCTCCATTCAGTCTGTCTTCTCCGGAAAACAAAGTTTTTTATATTTCGGATTTTTGGACTCATCCAAAAACGATCTAGATGAAGTGGAAAAATTCCTAAACTGGTTTCATAAATCCGCGCCTAGTGATTCTCAATTTGTTTTTATTAGTTTAACTCCTGAAAAGGACACCCACCAAGATCTAAAGAATAGATTCGGTAAACTAAGCGAGAAGATAGTCTTACTCAAACCTGCCAACTCAAGTGCTGCATTGGAACTCGCAAGAGCATTCGGGATACAGGCATATATCCAGCCAGATAGCGGAGATATGAAATATAAGACTGCACTTATATGGGTGGACGATTCTCCTAAGATTAGAGGGATTTTTCCTAAAATTCCTGAAAAACCAGAATCAATAGATCTCCCTTCCTTGCTTGTCCGAGCAAAATAA
- a CDS encoding LIC_20196 family exoprotein has translation MQKRFVSVLFVLILLFISPISALTPPPSLESQVNSSDFIALAKLSNVKESKISSNSISVTANVEILRSLKGGKELRQKFDIAFLIFPELFGKWLKAAPQEGEYILFLIKKKVKDSKGVESEVIGLYEPHPYAFREYNKQLEENILSLIKN, from the coding sequence ATGCAAAAACGTTTCGTATCGGTGCTATTCGTACTGATTCTATTATTCATCTCTCCGATTTCCGCATTAACACCGCCTCCTAGTCTGGAATCGCAGGTGAATTCTTCCGACTTTATCGCACTGGCAAAACTTTCCAATGTGAAAGAAAGTAAGATCTCCTCTAATTCCATTTCTGTGACTGCTAATGTGGAAATTTTAAGATCCTTAAAAGGCGGCAAGGAACTCCGACAGAAATTCGATATCGCCTTTTTGATCTTTCCGGAACTATTCGGAAAATGGTTAAAGGCGGCTCCTCAAGAAGGAGAATATATACTTTTTTTAATTAAGAAAAAAGTAAAGGATAGTAAGGGGGTCGAGTCCGAAGTGATCGGACTTTACGAACCCCATCCTTACGCATTCAGAGAATACAATAAACAACTAGAAGAAAATATATTATCTTTAATTAAGAACTAA